One Brassica napus cultivar Da-Ae chromosome A1, Da-Ae, whole genome shotgun sequence genomic region harbors:
- the LOC106348970 gene encoding terpenoid synthase 25-like, which yields MEALKMCFGLKTLPNVHNGPLCHKTNLSLIPRRLLQNNTPFSKKPTKHLSWVKTESSGDLESTRPLTYFSPSTWGDYFLSVPVDDSEFEALEQEIESVMKPEVRDILMCPHNNNKEKIRIIHLLISLAIAHYFGSEIEEILHQAFLKLDDLISEENDLETIAIMFEVFRLYGHKMSCDVFERFKGEDGKFMESLVHDVRGMLQLYEAAHLGLPSEDIMDNALTFTRHHLGLLTGQETSPNLCKQIQRALYRSRYNNIEIVVARQYISFYDQEEGHDKTLLKFAKLNFNFCQMHYIKELKLITKWWKDLGMASQLSYIRDRSVEIYFGMLGMFFEPRYSLGRIHTVKLTMVLTVVDDTCDAYATLPEVISLHDAFQRWDLGATEELPSYMRIIYQSVLDTFEYIDREMKARGKFGTMKPIIDDTKNLLRLYAKTAKWARAGHVPSFEDYMEVGISTAGLHGLSAYGYISMDDCDQRQLNEWFNSKPKIFKALNTAFRLRNDIATFEQEVGRGEVANGVNCYMKQHGVTKEEAVEVLSKMERENYKILREEFVVSKDVPRQILLRPVNIARVLDSYYKDGDGFSHPDQNLRDLVTSLFLRPIPL from the exons ATGGAAGCAttaaaaatgtgttttggtCTTAAAACTCTCCCTAACGTTCACAATGGCCCTCTCTGTCATAAGACCAACCTCTCTCTCATTCCCCGCCGTTTGCTTCAAAACAACACTCCTTTTTCCAAGAAACCCACAAAGCACTTGTCATGGGTAAAGACTGAGAGTAGTGGCGACCTTGAGAGTACTCGTCCCTTGACCTACTTTTCTCCATCTACTTGGGGAGATTACTTCCTCTCTGTTCCCGTCGATGACTCT GAATTTGAGGCACTTGAGCAAGAAATTGAATCTGTAATGAAGCCAGAAGTAAGAGACATCCTCATGTGTCCTCACAATAATAACAAGGAGAAGATTCGTATTATCCATTTGCTTATCAGCCTCGCTATCGCTCATTATTTTGGGAGCGAAATAGAAGAGATTCTACACCAAGCTTTCCTAAAGTTGGATGACTTAATTTCAGAAGAAAATGACCTGGAAACAATTGCAATCATGTTTGAAGTTTTCAGGCTATACGGACACAAGATGTCTTGCG ATGTGTTTGAGAGATTTAAAGGTGAAGATGGGAAATTCATGGAAAGTCTGGTACATGATGTTAGAGGAATGCTACAATTGTATGAAGCAGCGCATCTCGGACTACCATCTGAAGATATAATGGACAATGCATTGACTTTCACGCGGCATCACTTGGGGTTGTTGACTGGCCAAGAAACTAGCCCAAATCTCTGTAAGCAGATACAACGTGCACTGTATAGATCTCGATATAATAACATAGAGATAGTGGTCGCACGACAATACATATCTTTCTACGACCAGGAGGAAGGCCACGACAAGACCCTTCTCAAGTTTGCAAAGCTCAACTTCAACTTTTGCCAAATGCACTACATCAAAGAGCTTAAGCTTATCACCAa ATGGTGGAAAGATCTAGGTATGGCGTCTCAGCTATCTTACATAAGGGACCGAAGCGTGGAGATCTATTTTGGGATGCTAGGAATGTTTTTCGAGCCACGATATTCACTTGGAAGAATTCATACCGTTAAACTTACAATGGTCCTCACTGTTGTGGATGATACATGTGATGCATATGCCACTCTTCCAGAAGTTATTAGTCTTCATGATGCTTTTCAGAG GTGGGATCTTGGTGCCACGGAAGAACTACCAAGCTATATGAGAATCATATACCAAAGTGTGTTAGATACTTTTGAGTATATTGATCGAGAAATGAAAGCTAGAGGAAAGTTCGGTACAATGAAACCAATTATAGATGAT ACCAAGAACCTGTTGAGATTGTATGCGAAGACAGCAAAATGGGCACGCGCAGGTCACGTGCCAAGTTTTGAGGATTACATGGAGGTTGGGATCTCCACAGCTGGACTGCATGGCTTGTCGGCCTACGGATATATATCGATGGACGATTGTGATCAGAGGCAATTAAATGAGTGGTTCAACTCCAAACCCAAAATATTTAAAGCTTTAAATACTGCATTTCGTCTTAGAAATGACATTGCCACTTTTGAG CAAGAAGTGGGCAGAGGAGAGGTTGCGAATGGCGTCAACTGTTACATGAAGCAACATGGTGTTACCAAAGAAGAAGCGGTTGAAGTATTGAGCAAGATGGAACGAGAGAATTATAAGATACTGAGGGAGGAATTTGTTGTGTCAAAAGATGTGCCACGACAGATTCTGTTGCGACCCGTAAACATTGCTCGAGTGCTGGATTCGTATTACAAGGACGGTGATGGGTTTAGTCATCCTGATCAAAACCTAAGAGATCTTGTTACCTCTTTGTTCCTCCGTCCGATTCCTCtttga
- the LOC106380584 gene encoding polyadenylate-binding protein-interacting protein 9, with amino-acid sequence MAAITENDPMAVITENVHTEKYIDVAKDVHEICVKSDSEKTIGDGIEKVAITSSKKESQLKPESELDMKNVVAMFKKLNPLAKEFFPSYHNNTKKNNNTGKDNQIMPADDLVAKKNQSGEEFDHDLKKDDNNRKRRNGYSQGRRRLNGRISKAEREDSIRRTVYVSDIDQSVTEEGLAGLFSNCGQVVDCRICGDPHSVLRFAFVEFADDQGAREALRLGGTMLGYYPVRVLPSKTAILPVNPTFLPRSEDEREMCSRTIYCTNIDKKVSQADVRNFFESACGEVTRLRLLGDQLHSTRIAFVEFALADIALRALSCSGMVVGSQPIRVSPSKTPVRPRITQPSSTN; translated from the exons ATGGCTGCGATCACTGAGAATGATCCAATGGCTGTGATCACTGAGAATGTACACACTGAGAAGTACATTGATGTTGCCAAAGATGTTCATGAAATTTGTGTCAAAAGCGATAGCGAAAAGACCATTGGTGATGGAATTGAGAAAGTCGCGATCACGAGTTCCAAAAAAGAGTCTCAGCTCAAACCTGAATCCGAGTTAGATATGAAGAATGTTGTAGCGATGTTCAAGAAACTGAATCCTTTGGCAAAGGAGTTTTTCCCTTCTTACCACAACAACACCAAGAAAAACAATAATACTGGGAAAGACAATCAAATTATGCCGGCTGACGATTTGGTGGCTAAAAAGAATCAATCCGGTGAAGAATTTGATCATGATCTCAAGAAGGATGACAATAACCGGAAG AGAAGAAACGGTTACAGCCAAGGGAGGAGGAGGTTAAATGGAAGAATTTCTAAGGCTGAGAGAGAGGATAGTATTAGAAGAACAGTATATGTTTCTGACATTGACCAGAGT GTGACTGAGGAGGGTCTTGCTGGCTTGTTTAGTAACTGTGGACAA GTTGTTGACTGTCGAATTTGTGGGGATCCACATTCAGTTCTTCGATTTGCATTTGTCGAGTTTGCTGATGACC AGGGTGCAAGGGAAGCTTTAAGGCTTGGTGGAACTATGCTTGGGTACTACCCGGTGAGGGTTTTACCCTCCAAAACTGCTATTCTTCCAGTTAATCCCACATTTCTTCCCAGG TCAGAGGATGAAAGGGAGATGTGTTCAAGGACAATCTATTGCACAAATATTGACAAGAAG GTTTCTCAAGCTGATGTGAGAAACTTCTTTGAGTCGGCATGTGGTGAG gtAACTCGCCTAAGGCTTCTCGGCGATCAACTGCATTCAACTCGCATAGCTTTTGTTGAATTTGCTCTG GCAGATATAGCACTTAGGGCGCTCAGTTGCAGCGGGATGGTCGTTGGATCCCAACCTATTAG gGTAAGTCCTTCAAAGACACCGGTGAGGCCACGAATCACTCAACCATCTTCCACAAACTAG